A section of the Malania oleifera isolate guangnan ecotype guangnan chromosome 2, ASM2987363v1, whole genome shotgun sequence genome encodes:
- the LOC131147861 gene encoding aldehyde dehydrogenase family 3 member F1-like isoform X2: MVGTVIKSINFALAGLKEWMSSKKVKLPLGAFPTTGEIVCEPLGLVLIISSWNFPIGLSLEPLIGAVAAGNTAVLKPSELAPACAALLANTIPNYLDNKAIKVIEGGASVGEQLLQQKWDKIFFTGSTRVGRIVMSAAAKHLTPVALELGGKCPAVVDTLSSSWDKKMTVKRLVTGKFGVCGGQACVGVDYILVEKQFASTLVELLKDMINRLHGENPKELSSIARIVNEQHFSRLKNILNDPTVKPSIVHGGSLDEDNLFIEPTILVDPPLNSAIMTEEIFGPLLPIITLMKIEDSIQFINSRPKALALYVFTKNEAFKRRIIAETSSGSVTLNDNIIQYAADTLPFGGVGDSGFGKYHGKFSFDLFTHQKAVLRRSFLTEFWFGYPPWNANKLRLLRLAYNYDYMGILLTILGLKRS; the protein is encoded by the exons GTAGGAACTGTGATCAAATCCATAAATTTTGCATTGGCAGGATTGAAAGAATGGATGTCAAGCAAAAAG GTTAAATTGCCATTAGGTGCATTTCCCACAACAGGAGAAATAGTTTGCGAGCCTCTTGGTCTGGTCCTTATTATCTCATCTTGGAATTTTCCTATTG GACTGTCTTTGGAACCACTGATAGGGGCAGTGGCAGCAGGAAACACAGCAGTTTTAAAGCCTTCAGAACTGGCTCCTGCTTGTGCTGCTCTTCTTGCAAATACCATTCCCAACTATTTGGACAACAAAGCTATCAAGGTCATCGAAGGGGGGGCCAGTGTTGGAGAACAACTCCTGCAGCAGAAGTGGGACAAAATTTTCTTTACTg GAAGCACCCGAGTGGGACGTATTGTTATGTCTGCGGCTGCAAAGCATTTGACTCCTGTTGCATTAGAGTTGGGTGGAAAATGCCCTGCTGTTGTTGACACCCTCTCTAGTTCTTGGGACAAAAAG ATGACCGTAAAACGACTGGTTACGGGGAAATTTGGGGTCTGTGGTGGACAAGCATGCGTTGGAGTTGATTATATCCTCGTAGAAAAGCAGTTTGCATCCACTTTG GTGGAGTTATTGAAAGACATGATCAACAGATTGCATGGGGAAAACCCCAAAGAATTGAGCAGTATTGCAAGGATAGTTAATGAGCAGCATTTCTCTAGACTGAAAAATATTCTAAATGACCCTACAGTTAAACCTTCTATTGTCCATGGCGGTTCACTAGATGAAGACAACCT GTTCATTGAGCCCACAATTTTAGTAGATCCCCCACTCAATTCGGCAATCATGACCGAGGAAATCTTTGGCCCTTTGCTTCCAATAATTACT TTGATGAAAATTGAAGATAGTATTCAATTCATAAACTCCAGACCGAAGGCACTTGCTCTTTATGTCTTCACTAAAAATGAAGCATTCAAGAGAAGAATAATAGCAGAGACATCATCAGGAAGCGTGACACTTAATGACAATATTATTCAA TATGCAGCGGATACCCTGCCATTTGGTGGGGTTGGTGACTCTGGCTTCGGCAAGTATCATGGGAAATTCTCGTTCGATTTGTTCACCCACCAGAAGGCAGTCCTGAGAAGGAGCTTCCTCACTGAGTTTTGGTTTGGATACCCTCCATGGAATGCTAACAAACTCAGACTCCTGAGGTTAGCTTACAACTATGATTATATGGGAATTCTTCTTACCATACTGGGTTTGAAGAGATCTTGA
- the LOC131147861 gene encoding aldehyde dehydrogenase family 3 member F1-like isoform X3 translates to MSSKKVKLPLGAFPTTGEIVCEPLGLVLIISSWNFPIGLSLEPLIGAVAAGNTAVLKPSELAPACAALLANTIPNYLDNKAIKVIEGGASVGEQLLQQKWDKIFFTGSTRVGRIVMSAAAKHLTPVALELGGKCPAVVDTLSSSWDKKMTVKRLVTGKFGVCGGQACVGVDYILVEKQFASTLVELLKDMINRLHGENPKELSSIARIVNEQHFSRLKNILNDPTVKPSIVHGGSLDEDNLFIEPTILVDPPLNSAIMTEEIFGPLLPIITLMKIEDSIQFINSRPKALALYVFTKNEAFKRRIIAETSSGSVTLNDNIIQYAADTLPFGGVGDSGFGKYHGKFSFDLFTHQKAVLRRSFLTEFWFGYPPWNANKLRLLRLAYNYDYMGILLTILGLKRS, encoded by the exons ATGTCAAGCAAAAAG GTTAAATTGCCATTAGGTGCATTTCCCACAACAGGAGAAATAGTTTGCGAGCCTCTTGGTCTGGTCCTTATTATCTCATCTTGGAATTTTCCTATTG GACTGTCTTTGGAACCACTGATAGGGGCAGTGGCAGCAGGAAACACAGCAGTTTTAAAGCCTTCAGAACTGGCTCCTGCTTGTGCTGCTCTTCTTGCAAATACCATTCCCAACTATTTGGACAACAAAGCTATCAAGGTCATCGAAGGGGGGGCCAGTGTTGGAGAACAACTCCTGCAGCAGAAGTGGGACAAAATTTTCTTTACTg GAAGCACCCGAGTGGGACGTATTGTTATGTCTGCGGCTGCAAAGCATTTGACTCCTGTTGCATTAGAGTTGGGTGGAAAATGCCCTGCTGTTGTTGACACCCTCTCTAGTTCTTGGGACAAAAAG ATGACCGTAAAACGACTGGTTACGGGGAAATTTGGGGTCTGTGGTGGACAAGCATGCGTTGGAGTTGATTATATCCTCGTAGAAAAGCAGTTTGCATCCACTTTG GTGGAGTTATTGAAAGACATGATCAACAGATTGCATGGGGAAAACCCCAAAGAATTGAGCAGTATTGCAAGGATAGTTAATGAGCAGCATTTCTCTAGACTGAAAAATATTCTAAATGACCCTACAGTTAAACCTTCTATTGTCCATGGCGGTTCACTAGATGAAGACAACCT GTTCATTGAGCCCACAATTTTAGTAGATCCCCCACTCAATTCGGCAATCATGACCGAGGAAATCTTTGGCCCTTTGCTTCCAATAATTACT TTGATGAAAATTGAAGATAGTATTCAATTCATAAACTCCAGACCGAAGGCACTTGCTCTTTATGTCTTCACTAAAAATGAAGCATTCAAGAGAAGAATAATAGCAGAGACATCATCAGGAAGCGTGACACTTAATGACAATATTATTCAA TATGCAGCGGATACCCTGCCATTTGGTGGGGTTGGTGACTCTGGCTTCGGCAAGTATCATGGGAAATTCTCGTTCGATTTGTTCACCCACCAGAAGGCAGTCCTGAGAAGGAGCTTCCTCACTGAGTTTTGGTTTGGATACCCTCCATGGAATGCTAACAAACTCAGACTCCTGAGGTTAGCTTACAACTATGATTATATGGGAATTCTTCTTACCATACTGGGTTTGAAGAGATCTTGA